The following proteins come from a genomic window of Trichoplusia ni isolate ovarian cell line Hi5 chromosome 16, tn1, whole genome shotgun sequence:
- the LOC113501758 gene encoding uncharacterized protein LOC113501758: protein MHFWIDKRSQCAYTGRHRVPSSLSAGRARGRVCAGGGGRKGMAAPVHRFAAVDCPPRRPHRTLRHYGPPPMPAVHAARRQNDEPSLYVEIPAEPPQPTIASLAAARSVTPDTLLRTAALGLHHSPMMAPHLKFGMLVSFALATVFLAGAKYYFDRQVLRERGGGGAGGGGEASVVCAAVACVCGVGCALSLCRARPPPPLPPDRVSSTAQRDRLPPPPSEPSDDISLATLLQSSERSGSGRGAEGGGGAEAPPPYKIAVLMPGRAASPPPPAYSELS, encoded by the exons ATGCATTTTTGGATAGACAAACGCAGCCAGTGCGCGTACACCGGCCGTCATCGTGTTCCATCCTCACTTTCTGCTG GGCGCGCGCGGGGCCGCGTGTGCGCGGGCGGGGGCGGCCGCAAGGGCATGGCCGCGCCCGTGCACCGCTTCGCCGCCGTCGActgcccgccgcgccgcccgcaccGCACGCTCCGACACTATGG GCCGCCTCCGATGCCGGCGGTGCACGCAGCGCGTCGCCAGAACGACGAGCCGAGCCTGTACGTGGAGATCCCGGCGGAGCCCCCGCAGCCCACCATCGCCAGCCTGGCGGCCGCGCGCTCCGTCACCCCGGACACCTTACTCCGGACCGCAGCCCTAGGCCTCCACCACTCGCCCATGATGGCCCCGCACCTCAAGTTCGGCATGCTGGTCTCCTTCGCTCTCGCCACCGTGTTTTTAGCTGGAGCTAAGTACTATTTTGATCGTCAG GTGCTccgcgagcgcggcggcggcggcgcggggggcGGCGGCGAGGCCAGCGTGGTGTGCGCGGCGGTGGCGTGCGTGTGCGGCGTGGGCTGCGCGCTGTCGCTGTgtcgcgcgcgcccgccgccgccgctgccgccggACCGCGTGTCCTCCACCGCGCAGCGGGACCGACTC CCCCCACCCCCATCGGAGCCCTCGGACGACATCTCGCTGGCGACGCTGCTGCAGTCGTCGGAGCGCTCGGGCTCCGGGCGCGGCGCGGAGGGCGGCGGCGGGGCGGAGGCGCCGCCCCCGTACAAGATCGCGGTGCTGATGCCGGGCCGCGCCGccagcccgccgccgcccgcctacAGCGAGCTCAGCTAG